The DNA window TGAACAAAAGTAATGATAGTAATGATAGTATTGATAGTAATTATAGTAATGATAGTAATGATAGTATTGATAGTAATTATAGTAATGATAGTAATGATAGTATTGATAGTAATGATAGTATTGATAGTATTGATAGTAATTATAGTAATGATAGTAATTATAGTATTGATAGTAATGATAGTATTGATAGTAATGATAGTAATGATAGTATTGATAGTAATGATAGTAATGATAGTATTGATAGTAATGATAGTAATGATAGTATTGATAGTAATGATAGTATTGATAGTAATGATAGTAATGATAGTATTGATAGTAATGATAGTAATGATAGTATTGATAGTAATGATAGTAATGATTGTATTGATAGTAATGATAGTAATGATAGTATTCATAGTAATGATAGTATTGATAGTAATGATAGTATTgatagtaataatagtaatgATAGTATTTAtagtaatgataataataataattattattattatttcagtatAATCTCACTAATCCGGCACTTCGATAGATCGGCACGTCCAATAATCCGGCACCCTCCGCCCACGCCTCCCTTTCCCCTCTATACATGTGCGCTTTGGCCGCACAGGTATAGAGGGCAAAGGGAGGCGTGGGCGGATGGTGCCTGtgattatttcaaaactagTTAATTACATATGTGCCTACATGTTAATTCAATTGTTCCataatacattacatacatttattctCTCTATGAAGCAGCAACCAAATACTCATAATTTTCGAAAAACCTGTGTTGTCCCAAACAAaccaaagcctggtacgcagaaagggacagaagatagttatccctgtctttgtcacgtcacaggaattgggtataactgtatctctctcactcacggtattattattaccgtgtccaATCCAGTTATAACTCGGTCCTaggttactataattatgggcactttgaatgtactcatatatatgacgatgtaaacgctccggtgtttttgagcagagtggatgcttcaattaatttgacgactttggttgtacttatataattgatcactttaggtgttcctatatatttgtatatcttgactgccactatatttatgaagctgactgtacaaaacaatgtcatctgcaaattgtaaaatatttacattattacttTCAGTGtctataaatttacaaatttcattagtataaatattaaacaataatggGGATAAGGTAGCACCTTGCATTGTGCCTTTTGAGGCAGTTTTTGGACcatataacatattattgtGTTTTACATAAACTGTCCTTTCATTCAAGAAATCATATATCTATTTGCAGAGTTGTCCGGGTATTCCTAGCCCTGACATAACTTTCACAAGTATACCAGGATCTATACTGTCAAAGGCACCTTGAACATCGAGGAATATACAAACagtatgtaagtttttttcttttccatgTTTCAGATCAGATATTAAAGAGATGAAACTATCAGCACAGCTACGCCCTCTTCTAAAGCCATACTGAACATTGGGAATGATATTATTAGCTTCAACATACCGGTCAAGACGgacttttaacattttttcaaaaatttatgcCAAGACATGAAGATAGGGAGATCGGTCTATATGAGCTAGCAAGTTCTGGTGCTTTGTCTGGTTTGAGAATTGGAATAACACACTGCGTTTTCCACGCCTGTGGAATACAGTTGTTAAGCCAAAGTAAAGTAAGTCAAGcagaagtaattccgcgtttcctCTGATGAGTGAGTGTCGGGGGATGGACCTAATACGAGTCCTATTTTTCTGccattctattttaaaattaaagaaaacgcATCTCcgattgcggatgtctatgtgCAGTGGTCGGTTCGCTATTTTGGTGATTTcagatggccgcttgctcgtttgacatcttataatacataaaaaatacccACGTTATCTTGTCTGTGATTTTTTTCCGGCACCAATCCCCTCCCCCCACCCCCGCCCAACATTCGAGCCGGACGTTATTATGGTCGATCACTTTACATCTCAATTCTGAATAACATTAACCTTTAAGTAGGACAAAAagagaatgaaaaaaatggtgactttaattattatgatttactaggaaataaaactaaaagatacatttttacaaGTAGTGGATAAATTGaacttaagaaaatattcGCCGCGAGACCGCACGCATGCGCAGTCGGTCGGGTGGTAGCGCTGTGGGCGCGGTGGGTGCTGTGGGCGCTGTGGGCGCGGTGGGCGCTGTGGGCGCGGTGGGCGCTGTGGGCGCGGCGTTATAACCGCTTGAGGATGCGGCGAGTGTCGCGGGCGCCGGCTGTCCGCCGCTCGCGCTTTGGGCGCGGCGCTCCCTCGCCGCTCTCCGCGCCCTCCCCTCCCGCTTCCCCGCCCGCTTCCCCGCCCACTTCCCCGCCCTGGTCTGCATTCACCTCAACGTCGCGGTATTCCTGTAatcgcaattttaatattggatCATGAGCCATTtcacaatatatatttcaatgctCGAGTTTGGATAAAAATGCTTTGAATACACAAAGCGAGATTTTCGCGGAGGCGTGAACGGTCTCGAGACGCtctaatagttttttttttatatatatatagcagCATAACTGAATAGTTAAAGCAAGTGAATACTTGGTATCGCAAAAATACCGAAGCGACCGTTGTCTAGACATCTGCTATGATTAACTCATAAGGAGTACGGCGGTGTAAGGCGGTGTAAGGAGGAGTACGGCGGTGTAATGCGGTGTAAGGCGGAGTACGGCGGTGTAAGGCGGTGTAAGGCGGTGTAAGGCGGAGTACGGCGGTGTAAGGCGGTGTAAGGCGGTGTAAGGCGGAGTACGGCGGTGTATACCTGCTTGTGGGCGTGCGCCGAGTGCGCGTGGTCGGGGCGCGCGTGGATGTCGGTGTAGAGTTTGGCGCGTGCGAAGTAGTCGTCGTAGCGGTCGCGGAGCAATGCCGCCGCCTCGGCGTTGAGCGCAGAGTCCGCGTTGGGCGCGATGAGCAAACAGCGCACGGCCAGCAGCGCGTGCGCCAGCCCGAGCTCCGGCCGCCAGTCGCGCTTCAGCGTGTTGACGCAAACCTCACCCGCCGCCGACACGTTCGGATGGAAGATCTTGGTCAGAAAATAGGcgcgcggcggcgcggcggggaACTCCCTGCCCAGCGCCAGCCGCACGCGGAACACACCGCCGGCGTAAGGCGTGTCCGCTTCCCATGGAAACAAACGCTTTGACTTAAAATTAGCattcctttatttaaaaacaatcaaaccACTTCTAATACCTTATCCTAAAAATATGCTTTCCAGTccgaagaaaataattaattgaaatctgACAATCCTGTATTTTAAGGAACAATAGATTGCGTAAATGATAAAAGGAACAAAATCTCGGCCACTTACAACTTTCATTATACTCGCTTCTGCCGCAATAATTACACAGAGGGACTAGACAAAGTATCATTCGATAAGCGCAGTTGCTAAACGAAAAgtcaaaaatgtatggaagTGACAAACTTTCGATATGTCAcgtattttattctattagggtgtttttcacaaaaaatgaCCCTAGCAAAATCGGACTGTCCCACAActttaaccatttttatttttactttcttatataggacatgtataagtaaaatttcatatgacctaggtaaatgttttaaaatagaattaaattataaagggtCATAAAAAgcggatatttatttttatattaaaaaaaaagcaaaataggAGGTGAAGATTTCGTGTGTCCCACAGTACTCTCGGAGACTTCAAATAGGTACATCTCATTTGTAGAATATTGGTCTTTGAGTATGTTTAAGTGTTTGAACATAGTCTCTGTATGTCTTAAAGTGTCTTTTCAAGTTTTTATGTGATAAACTtatggttattttaaaaatataactattttaatactgtCCTACGAAAACCTTAGTACCGGAAAATCCCGTTTCGTCACGgtgaatttgatattttacataagacTAAATCTActaatttgtgtattttcttccttccTGGCAAAATTGTGATCGTTTTTGATACCGccattgttgtttttaacgTCAATTGGAACAAAAACTGTGACGAAAGTGTTGGTGTCTTCGGCGTCCAGAAAAAGTTTTCTGGATAGTGACAGTatttaaaaggtaaataaactcgtattcttttctttatcatattgcttataaaacataaactaaCCTTTACTAGATTAATAAAGCtaaaaacaagttaatttaacaaaatattagttatttttaattttaaaactttcgtCACGTGACATACTATCGGAACAAAATCGTGACGAACTTGAATTGTAAAGCTTAGTATAccgtgaaatattttaaaattttaatttaattattaattaaaaattttagtttcatttcaattaaaatacagaaattacATAGGATGTTAGAAACTAGTCGCAAACGATATTACCGCGAAAAACTTCTGCATGAAAGAAAGAATCGTGAAATAGAGAAAGAGAGGTTTATTGCATCTATTGATTAAAGTAATTGTGATAATTATCtcgtaagtaaaaatttaaaataatccttaataatataagttatatGTCATCTCAAATTGATAATTCTATgtcttttaatacttttaacagtaataaatttaatactttaaaagtttaatgcagttaaaactttttattaataattttaagttaatacaGCGTTAACTTCTTTGTGATTGTGTTTTTAAACGCGGTGGTGTGGACACTGCTCAAATTATTCCTATTCGTAACGCACTTGTCATAATAGTCACTGTCCCATATTCTGAATAGTACAGAaatggttttttaaatatctatttttcattttatagtgtttatttagtaattatcagtattatattatagCCAAAAATTCCTCAATTtgctaaatttttaaatttgttacacgTATCATTAGTAAAGACAACATTTCAAGTGCCATTTGTGAAAGAAGTGACGAACATGAAACTATTTCCCtgattgtttattaatgtgaTAGAAATATGCTACCTTATTGATGTTTATGGAAAGATTTTAAGTATATCTATAAGGTAAAATACGTTGATTTTCTTTCAATGCCTGGTCGTTTTATATCtgattcattatattttgtgaCGCACAGGAATACTTTGCATCATATGCTGAGAGAAAAActtgaatatttcttatatttatggttttatattaatttaaatagcataTTTAGATAGTTAATAATGAATTGTTTCATACCAGGGACAATATGAACAATTTCATGTaaaaccaaaattatttttcctgaTCGTCACAGGGTCAATTTTTCTGAAAAACACCCATTAGCGATAGCGATTGTCGAATTTAACATTGTCTAGACCCGCTGGTcagcaaaaacaaatatttttcgcTCCATTAAATTTTGATGCTTAATTAATGTATATTGGTGGATgctttaaaatctaaatacattgaaaagaaaaaaaagcatgtcaattttaaaaataacggtGGTTTAATCAAAACAGTCTTAATATAGCCTTGAACAACATTCTTTAAATGGtgattactattaaaatatgtttattttgatgaaaataaaaataaaataaagtgtatgtagattagataataaattaaaatgaaacccAACTGATTTtgtgaaaagaaatataaaattcatgttATCTATctactataaattaaaattgaagctgtatgtgataaaaacatttaaaatgaaattaactttttgtagAAGCGTATATTGAGAAATATGAATAGAAAAGACaactaaaaatacaatgacATTAAGAATGTGTTCCtttttccatattttaaattcttcttttttcttaatgccatttcaccaaaaatatgtaaaatctccTTGAACATACCGGCCACCAAAAGACTACTAGTCTTTTCAATAACCGAAGACCGGCCACCGTGAGGGAGAATCTAAAAATGTTGCCTTCTGTAACGATTGTTTAAAGGACTCAATCCTCTTTGCACTTCACCGTTACATCTCATACTAAATGCTAGTTATTCAGCTCCTGTGTATTCTCTCCTCTTCTGTAATGATAATTTCTCTCAAACTCTGTGGTGGAACTCTAATGTTCTGTGCTAATCTTCTTCGAGGCGCtgaataatttctaaaacTCTGCTGTAAATGTTCTTTGTTTGTTGCTAATATATTCTGCTTAAATGTGTTGTTACTTTCTTAATTGTACAGATGAAATCTGTGTTATCACTTCGTGTATCCTCAAACTCTTATGACTGCGTATCTTGCCAATGCTGCAATGAATTCTGATTTCATCttctaaataattgtattgttcTGCACTTgctaattattcattttctccttattaaaatatactctttTATCTGCAAATCAGTGTGTTCCTAATTCTTCTTTAAATCTGATTTCAGACATCATTTCTTGTTGTATTGCTCTAAAGATTGTTCTGATTGATCGCACCAAGCGATGCTTCTTGTGTTCTTCAGCGATCTCAACTGTAACATTGTATAACATCtcctaataattatttctgtgtAATTTCCATCTAATTAGTGCGCAAGTCTTGCTCGGAGGAAACGTCGATCTCCTATTTGTTTATGTCTGTCTTCTCTCATTAATTGCATAATGtagtaaacattaataaaacaattgtttccTCATTTGTCTTTCACCGCATGGTCTTAACTTAGATACTCTATGATACTGTTCTCCACCTTTAGAGTATGTGAATTTGTAAATTCTTTACTAAATGCTTAAATCGTCGAACGACTTGACGGTACCACACGTTGTATTTTCTTCTAcaaattgtttgaaaataacttactGATTAACTTCCATTGTCATCTCCTTTTATTATTGTCTTGTAAATTACCTTCCTCATCTTTTGTTAATGTTCCCGTAGTGTTGCTTAAGTATCATTCTGTCTACGAAAACTTCTGGAATAAATCTCGACTACTTATGTGTATGTATACTCTCTCTATCTCTCACAAAAAACTCTTTAATGTAATGATGTCATAAGTATTTCTTATATGTTGtgatttttctaatattgtaaGTGCACTTTTGTTTGTGTTGCTCTCTCTGTCTCGCTTTCTTTCTCTATGCCATTCTTGTTCTGACCTGTGTGACTCACTCGATAGACTTATTCCATTCGAGTGAACTATGCCTGTCTCCTTGTCAAATATACCATTATTGTATGACCTCAGTCCTCAGCTTAAAGTAATGGTACCTCACTTATTAAGAGACAGGTGGACCCTTTATTCCACAT is part of the Papilio machaon chromosome 4, ilPapMach1.1, whole genome shotgun sequence genome and encodes:
- the LOC123723633 gene encoding ubiquitin-conjugating enzyme E2 S-like, whose protein sequence is MSNVENVCPQVLRGVVREVRRLAADPPAGIKLLLRDNDITDVVALIDGPADTPYAGGVFRVRLALGREFPAAPPRAYFLTKIFHPNVSAAGEVCVNTLKRDWRPELGLAHALLAVRCLLIAPNADSALNAEAAALLRDRYDDYFARAKLYTDIHARPDHAHSAHAHKQEYRDVEVNADQGGEVGGEAGGEAGGEGAESGEGAPRPKRERRTAGARDTRRILKRL